In a genomic window of Pseudoglutamicibacter albus:
- a CDS encoding DUF721 domain-containing protein produces the protein MTPQTPEPRPEEDSFETQGGDFETQGCDAQPNEVEVFEAELEGLDALVDDAPAVVLARARKLALSQGDVRRDAAMVQRAKQKARARKSRKQKWDDPDAGGRDPVGLGELLERMMRSRGWAEPVAVGSVLARWPEIVGPQVAAHAVAESFEDSVVVVRCSSTAWATNLQLMQHDLLKRLDAAVGHGVVTRIKALGPAAPSWRKGPRSAPGGRGPRDTYG, from the coding sequence ATGACGCCACAAACGCCTGAGCCGCGCCCTGAAGAGGACAGTTTTGAAACGCAGGGTGGTGATTTTGAAACGCAGGGTTGTGATGCGCAGCCGAATGAGGTTGAGGTGTTCGAAGCTGAACTTGAGGGGCTTGATGCTTTGGTGGATGATGCCCCGGCGGTGGTTTTGGCTCGCGCGCGGAAGCTTGCTTTGTCCCAAGGTGATGTGCGCCGTGATGCGGCGATGGTTCAGCGCGCTAAGCAGAAGGCGCGGGCCCGTAAGAGCCGTAAGCAGAAGTGGGATGATCCTGATGCTGGCGGGCGTGATCCGGTGGGTTTGGGTGAGCTGCTGGAGCGGATGATGCGTTCGCGGGGCTGGGCTGAACCGGTTGCGGTGGGTTCTGTTTTGGCTCGGTGGCCTGAGATTGTGGGGCCGCAGGTTGCCGCGCACGCGGTTGCTGAGTCTTTTGAGGATTCGGTTGTGGTGGTTCGGTGTTCTTCTACTGCGTGGGCTACGAATCTGCAGCTGATGCAGCATGATTTGTTGAAGCGTTTGGATGCTGCGGTGGGTCATGGCGTGGTGACGCGGATCAAGGCTTTGGGGCCGGCGGCGCCTTCGTGGCGTAAGGGGCCGCGGTCTGCTCCGGGCGGGCGGGGCCCGCGGGACACGTACGGGTGA
- the gyrA gene encoding DNA gyrase subunit A yields MSENNTPDPDVNAKGVGESLAPAVVAGDRVSQVDLQTEMQQSYLDYAMAVIVGRALPDVRDGLKPVHRRVIYAMYDGGYRPDRGFNKCARVVGEVMGHFHPHGDSAIYDTLVRLTQDWVMRYPLATGQGNFGSPGNDGAAAPRYTETKMAPLAMEMVRDIHEDTVDFMPNYDGKNQEPTVLPARFPNLLANGSAGIAVGMATNIPPHNMRELADGVQWALQHPDASREELLEALMQRIQGPDFPTGARILGRKGIEDMYRTGRGSIPMRAVVNVEEIDGRTCLVVTELPYQANPDNLAIKIADLVKDHKIQGIADLRDETSGRTGQRLVIVLKRDAVPKVVLNNLYKHTELQQNFSANMLALVDGVPRTLSLDAFIIHWINHQIDVIVRRTKHRLKKAKALAHIQVALLMALDVLDDVIALIRKSPTVDESREGLKKLLGIDDDQANAILDMQLRRLAALERQKIQDTYDALMEEIARYERILASETLQREVISEELTDIVERFGDDRRTEIVRGYDGDMSVEDLIPVEEMVVTITQGGYVKRTRSDNYRAQNRGGKGIRGAQLRGQDVVEHFFVTTTHHWIAFFTNFGRVYRLKCYELAEAARDARGQHVANVLAFQPGEQIQQVLALENYEQSPYLVLATRNGLVKKTRLEEYDTNRTAGVIAVNLREGDELVSAGLASEHDDLMLVSKKGMSVRFTATDDALRPMGRATSGVTGMKFRAGDELLGMSVVRDDEASFVFTVTDSGYAKRSPVSDYRVQGRGGLGIKVANLPEDRGELVGFKVVQEDDEILVVMQSGKVVRTAVNQVSPTGRDTMGVIFAKPDKKDHILAVAKNANHDLEAAGEEAGDDETDTSGVDVEGTEAGTVAEVQIDDQGEGADSEPTDGGDE; encoded by the coding sequence ATGAGTGAGAACAACACTCCTGATCCGGATGTGAACGCTAAGGGCGTCGGGGAGTCTTTGGCTCCAGCGGTGGTTGCTGGTGACCGTGTTTCGCAGGTTGATCTGCAGACTGAGATGCAGCAGTCGTATCTGGATTATGCGATGGCTGTCATTGTTGGTCGTGCGTTGCCGGATGTGCGTGATGGTTTGAAGCCGGTGCATCGTCGTGTGATTTATGCGATGTATGACGGCGGCTATCGGCCGGATCGCGGATTCAATAAGTGTGCTCGTGTTGTTGGTGAGGTGATGGGTCACTTCCACCCGCACGGTGATTCGGCGATTTATGACACGTTGGTGCGTCTGACTCAGGATTGGGTCATGCGTTACCCGTTGGCTACGGGGCAGGGTAACTTTGGTTCTCCGGGTAACGATGGTGCTGCGGCTCCTCGTTATACGGAGACGAAGATGGCTCCGTTGGCTATGGAGATGGTTCGGGATATCCACGAGGACACCGTGGATTTCATGCCGAACTATGACGGTAAGAATCAGGAGCCGACTGTTTTGCCGGCCCGTTTCCCGAACCTGTTGGCAAACGGTTCGGCTGGTATTGCCGTTGGTATGGCTACGAATATTCCTCCGCATAATATGCGTGAGCTTGCCGATGGCGTGCAGTGGGCACTGCAGCATCCGGATGCGAGCCGTGAGGAGTTGCTTGAGGCGCTGATGCAGCGCATTCAGGGCCCGGACTTCCCCACGGGCGCCCGTATTTTGGGGCGTAAGGGTATTGAGGATATGTACCGCACTGGTCGCGGTTCTATCCCGATGCGTGCGGTGGTTAATGTCGAGGAGATCGACGGCCGTACGTGCTTGGTTGTGACTGAGCTTCCGTATCAGGCGAATCCGGATAATTTGGCGATCAAGATCGCTGATCTTGTGAAGGACCACAAGATTCAGGGCATCGCGGACTTGCGGGATGAGACCTCTGGCCGGACTGGTCAGCGTTTGGTGATTGTCCTGAAGCGGGACGCTGTGCCGAAGGTTGTTTTGAACAACCTGTATAAGCACACGGAGCTGCAGCAGAATTTCTCGGCGAACATGTTGGCGCTCGTGGACGGTGTTCCGCGCACACTTTCGCTGGATGCGTTCATTATTCACTGGATTAATCACCAGATCGATGTGATTGTCCGCCGCACTAAGCATCGTTTGAAGAAGGCCAAGGCTTTGGCGCATATTCAGGTTGCTTTGTTGATGGCGCTGGATGTGCTCGATGACGTGATTGCGTTGATCCGGAAGTCACCGACTGTTGATGAGTCGCGTGAGGGTTTGAAGAAGCTCTTGGGGATCGATGATGATCAGGCGAACGCGATTCTGGATATGCAGTTGCGCCGGCTGGCTGCGTTGGAGCGTCAGAAGATCCAGGACACGTATGACGCGTTGATGGAGGAGATCGCGCGTTATGAGCGGATCCTTGCTTCTGAGACGTTGCAGCGTGAGGTGATTTCTGAGGAGCTCACGGATATTGTGGAGCGTTTCGGTGATGACCGCCGCACTGAGATTGTGCGTGGCTATGACGGGGATATGTCTGTTGAGGATTTGATCCCTGTTGAGGAAATGGTTGTCACGATCACTCAGGGTGGCTACGTCAAGCGGACGCGTTCTGATAATTATCGGGCGCAGAACCGTGGCGGTAAGGGCATTCGTGGCGCGCAGTTGCGTGGCCAGGATGTTGTGGAGCATTTCTTTGTGACCACGACCCACCATTGGATTGCGTTCTTCACGAACTTCGGCCGCGTCTATCGCTTGAAGTGTTACGAGTTGGCGGAGGCTGCGCGCGATGCGCGGGGTCAGCATGTGGCGAATGTGTTGGCTTTCCAGCCTGGCGAGCAGATTCAGCAGGTTTTGGCGCTGGAGAATTATGAGCAGTCGCCGTATCTGGTGTTGGCTACCCGTAATGGTTTGGTTAAGAAGACTCGTTTGGAGGAGTACGACACGAACCGTACGGCCGGTGTGATCGCGGTGAATCTGCGTGAGGGTGATGAGCTTGTTTCGGCTGGTTTGGCCAGCGAGCATGATGATCTGATGCTGGTTTCGAAGAAGGGTATGTCGGTTCGTTTCACGGCTACTGATGACGCTCTTCGCCCGATGGGTCGCGCGACGTCTGGTGTTACGGGTATGAAGTTCCGCGCAGGCGATGAACTGTTGGGTATGAGTGTTGTTCGTGACGATGAGGCTTCGTTTGTCTTCACTGTCACGGATAGCGGTTATGCCAAGCGCAGCCCGGTATCGGATTACCGTGTTCAGGGTCGTGGCGGCCTCGGGATTAAGGTTGCGAACTTGCCTGAGGATCGTGGCGAGCTGGTTGGTTTCAAGGTTGTTCAGGAAGATGACGAGATCCTGGTTGTGATGCAGTCGGGCAAGGTTGTCCGTACGGCTGTGAACCAGGTTTCGCCTACTGGCCGTGACACGATGGGCGTGATTTTCGCTAAGCCGGACAAGAAGGATCACATTCTTGCGGTTGCGAAGAACGCTAATCATGACTTGGAAGCTGCCGGTGAGGAAGCCGGCGATGACGAGACTGATACTTCAGGTGTAGACGTGGAGGGTACCGAAGCGGGTACAGTTGCTGAAGTGCAGATAGATGATCAGGGCGAGGGCGCTGATTCTGAGCCAACTGACGGAGGAGACGAGTGA
- the gyrB gene encoding DNA topoisomerase (ATP-hydrolyzing) subunit B produces MTEEYGASAITVLEGLEAVRKRPGMYIGSTGPRGLHHLVYEVVDNSVDEALAGYADTIRVTLQDDGGVRVEDNGRGIPVDMHPTEGRPTVEVVMTILHAGGKFGGGGYAVSGGLHGVGISVVNALSRRIDTCVKRQGYEWNVTFENGGHVVGEGLTRGAATDETGTIQTFYPDPEIFESVEFDFETLRARLQQMAFLNKGLRIVLTDERSLDDAGDEVVDEADADAGEAEKKPQHRTVDYKYDEGLLDYVKFLNASKKAELIHEDVIAFEAEDTDRKISVEIAMQWTSAYSESVHTYANTINTHEGGTHEEGFRAALTSLINRYARENNLLKEKDDNLTGDDIREGLTAVVSVKLGEPQFEGQTKTKLGNSIARGFVQGVIHDGLGDWLERNPMPARDVIRKAMLSAQARMAARKARDQARRKSPLETFGMPGKLSDCSSKNPAECEIYIVEGDSAGGSAKRGRDPRTQAILPLRGKILNVERARLDKALANREVQSMITAFGTNIGEEFDIEKLRYHKIVLMADADVDGQHITTLLLTVLFRFMRPLIERGYVYLAQPPLYRIKWSNAPHDYVFTDAERDEALEKGRAAGQRLPKDNAIQRYKGLGEMDYSELWDTTMNPEFRTLKQVTMDDAAAVDQVFSVLMGEDVESRREFIQQNARDVRFLDI; encoded by the coding sequence GTGACTGAGGAATACGGTGCGTCTGCGATTACGGTGCTTGAGGGGCTTGAGGCTGTCCGGAAGCGCCCGGGTATGTACATCGGTTCGACCGGCCCGCGTGGTTTGCATCACCTCGTGTATGAGGTGGTTGATAACTCGGTCGATGAGGCGTTGGCCGGGTATGCGGACACGATCCGGGTGACCCTGCAGGACGATGGTGGCGTCCGTGTTGAGGATAACGGCCGCGGTATCCCGGTGGATATGCACCCGACGGAGGGCCGCCCGACCGTTGAGGTCGTGATGACCATTTTGCATGCTGGCGGTAAGTTCGGCGGCGGCGGTTATGCGGTTTCGGGTGGTTTGCACGGTGTTGGTATTTCGGTTGTGAACGCGCTTTCGCGCCGCATTGACACGTGTGTTAAGCGTCAGGGTTACGAGTGGAATGTGACGTTTGAGAACGGCGGCCACGTTGTGGGTGAGGGGCTCACGCGTGGTGCTGCGACTGATGAGACGGGCACGATCCAGACGTTCTATCCGGATCCGGAGATTTTCGAATCGGTTGAGTTCGATTTTGAGACCCTACGTGCGCGCTTGCAGCAGATGGCGTTTTTGAACAAGGGTTTGCGCATCGTTTTGACTGATGAGCGCAGTCTTGATGATGCCGGTGATGAGGTTGTTGATGAGGCCGATGCGGACGCAGGCGAGGCTGAGAAGAAGCCGCAGCATCGCACGGTGGATTATAAGTATGACGAGGGCTTGCTTGATTACGTCAAGTTCCTGAACGCGTCGAAGAAGGCTGAGCTGATCCATGAGGATGTGATCGCTTTTGAGGCCGAGGATACTGACCGGAAGATTTCGGTTGAGATCGCGATGCAGTGGACTTCGGCGTATTCGGAGTCGGTGCACACGTATGCGAACACGATTAACACTCATGAGGGTGGTACTCATGAGGAGGGTTTCCGTGCCGCGTTGACCTCGTTGATCAACCGTTATGCGCGTGAGAACAACCTTCTGAAGGAGAAGGATGACAACCTCACGGGTGACGATATCCGTGAGGGTCTCACCGCGGTGGTTTCGGTCAAGCTGGGTGAGCCGCAGTTTGAGGGTCAGACCAAGACGAAGCTGGGTAACTCGATTGCGCGTGGTTTTGTGCAGGGTGTTATTCACGACGGTTTGGGTGACTGGCTGGAGCGTAACCCGATGCCGGCGCGGGATGTGATCCGGAAGGCGATGCTTTCGGCGCAGGCTCGTATGGCTGCGCGGAAGGCTCGTGATCAGGCTCGGCGTAAGTCTCCGTTGGAGACGTTCGGTATGCCGGGTAAGTTGTCGGATTGCTCGTCGAAGAACCCGGCTGAGTGCGAGATCTACATTGTTGAGGGTGACTCCGCGGGTGGTTCGGCTAAGCGTGGCCGTGATCCGCGGACTCAGGCGATTTTGCCGTTGCGCGGCAAGATTCTCAATGTTGAGCGTGCGCGTCTGGATAAGGCGTTGGCTAACCGTGAGGTTCAGTCGATGATTACCGCGTTCGGTACGAACATCGGTGAAGAGTTCGATATTGAGAAGCTGCGGTATCACAAGATTGTTTTGATGGCGGATGCGGATGTTGACGGTCAGCACATCACCACGCTGTTGTTGACGGTGTTGTTCCGGTTTATGCGTCCGCTGATTGAGCGCGGTTATGTGTATTTGGCGCAGCCGCCGCTGTATCGCATCAAGTGGTCGAATGCCCCGCACGATTATGTGTTTACTGACGCTGAGCGTGATGAGGCGTTGGAGAAGGGCCGCGCGGCTGGCCAGCGTTTGCCTAAGGATAATGCGATCCAGCGTTATAAGGGTTTGGGCGAGATGGATTATTCGGAGTTGTGGGATACAACTATGAACCCGGAATTCCGTACGTTGAAGCAGGTCACGATGGATGATGCTGCGGCTGTGGATCAGGTGTTTTCTGTTCTGATGGGTGAGGACGTTGAGTCTCGCCGTGAGTTTATTCAGCAGAATGCCCGTGATGTGAGGTTCCTGGATATTTAG
- the recF gene encoding DNA replication/repair protein RecF (All proteins in this family for which functions are known are DNA-binding proteins that assist the filamentation of RecA onto DNA for the initiation of recombination or recombinational repair.) gives MYLTHLSLHDFRTYQHLELPLSPGTTVLVGPNGVGKTNIVEAIGYLATQDSHRVSQDAPLVRFGAERALIAGQVNRGDRLTRVEVEINPRRRNRARVNRADFSRAREALGILRSILFVPEDLELVKGEPEVRRRFLDDLVVQLRPDQAAVRNEFDRVLRQRNALLKSARASGGFTEAHEATLDVWDMHFAQAAAPLMRNRIHVAKLLAPHVAQAYSELTNGAKAATLRYFATVVDEAETLGSVDGPVAEQTLLTPDMVHITDVVSQALEASRARDIERATTTVGPHRDDVMLGLGSAPAKGFASHGETWSLALALRLAAFRVLMEDDPSDAARPVLILDDVFAELDEFRRQRLVAALADAEQVVVTAAVGSEIPQGLDATVVRVSPGEVMIDDATNA, from the coding sequence GTGTATCTGACGCATCTTTCGCTGCACGATTTCCGTACGTATCAGCATCTCGAGTTGCCTTTGAGCCCTGGCACTACTGTTTTGGTGGGGCCCAATGGTGTGGGTAAAACCAACATTGTTGAGGCAATCGGCTATTTGGCTACACAGGATTCTCACCGTGTGAGCCAGGATGCACCGCTAGTGCGTTTCGGTGCGGAGCGCGCGTTGATCGCGGGCCAGGTTAACCGCGGGGACCGCCTGACGCGTGTTGAAGTTGAGATTAATCCGCGGCGTCGGAACCGGGCACGGGTCAATCGCGCTGATTTTTCGCGAGCTCGTGAGGCTTTAGGCATTCTCCGTTCGATCCTGTTTGTCCCTGAAGATCTGGAGCTGGTCAAGGGCGAGCCGGAGGTTCGGCGCCGTTTCCTTGATGATCTTGTGGTGCAGCTTCGGCCGGATCAGGCCGCGGTGCGCAACGAATTTGACCGGGTATTGCGTCAACGCAACGCACTTTTGAAGTCGGCTCGCGCATCGGGCGGTTTCACTGAAGCCCACGAGGCCACTCTTGATGTGTGGGATATGCATTTCGCGCAAGCTGCGGCACCGCTTATGCGGAACCGGATTCATGTGGCGAAATTGTTGGCTCCGCATGTTGCCCAGGCTTATTCGGAGCTGACGAATGGGGCTAAGGCGGCTACGTTGCGTTATTTCGCGACAGTGGTTGATGAGGCGGAAACGCTGGGTTCGGTTGATGGCCCGGTCGCGGAGCAGACGTTGTTGACCCCTGATATGGTGCACATCACTGATGTGGTGAGCCAAGCGTTGGAGGCTTCCCGCGCCCGTGATATTGAGCGTGCCACGACAACGGTTGGTCCGCATCGTGATGATGTGATGTTGGGGCTCGGGTCCGCGCCGGCTAAGGGTTTTGCCTCTCACGGGGAGACGTGGTCGTTGGCGTTGGCGTTGCGGTTGGCGGCGTTTCGGGTTCTGATGGAGGATGACCCTTCCGATGCGGCGCGTCCTGTATTGATTCTGGACGATGTGTTCGCTGAGTTGGATGAGTTCCGGCGGCAGCGTCTGGTGGCGGCGCTGGCGGATGCCGAGCAGGTTGTGGTCACTGCCGCGGTGGGTAGCGAGATTCCTCAAGGGTTGGATGCCACGGTGGTGCGTGTTTCGCCTGGGGAGGTGATGATCGATGACGCCACAAACGCCTGA